In a genomic window of Mycolicibacter heraklionensis:
- a CDS encoding OsmC family protein: MTELWVERTGTRRYTGRSSRGAQVLVGSEDVDCVFTPGELLKIALAACSGMSSDAPLARRLGDDYSATIRVSGPADREQERYPLLEEILELDLSGLEDADKQRLLTVVHRAIDQVCTVGRTLKSGTEVRFEVDSGDRS; encoded by the coding sequence ATGACGGAACTATGGGTGGAACGAACCGGAACCCGCCGCTACACCGGACGCAGTTCGAGAGGCGCGCAGGTGCTGGTCGGCAGCGAAGACGTCGACTGCGTCTTCACCCCCGGGGAGCTGCTCAAGATCGCGCTTGCCGCGTGCAGCGGAATGTCCAGTGACGCACCGCTGGCCCGCCGGCTCGGCGATGACTATTCAGCGACGATCCGGGTGTCCGGGCCCGCCGATCGTGAGCAGGAGCGTTATCCGCTGCTGGAAGAGATTCTGGAGCTGGATCTGTCGGGCCTGGAGGACGCCGACAAGCAGCGCCTGCTGACCGTCGTGCACCGGGCGATCGATCAGGTCTGCACGGTGGGCCGCACCCTGAAATCCGGCACCGAGGTGCGCTTCGAGGTCGACTCCGGTGACCGCTCCTGA
- a CDS encoding Uma2 family endonuclease codes for MSVLADDRPFDLMTLEQWDALEVAHTRRWELSEGSIIMSPRPQVTHQRISRQLIGLLQDHLPDGLEPLAEIEVTTIASFPPSVRDPDIAVIRSEAVEGRTVRVPATDVVLIVEIVSAGSRSMDHVMKRYEYAKAGIEHYWIVDPEAPSGEWFLAYRLDGEEYRPIAAVAGEQVHMHEPVDIRFTLGQLAG; via the coding sequence ATGTCCGTGCTGGCAGATGATCGGCCGTTCGACCTGATGACCCTGGAGCAGTGGGACGCACTTGAGGTCGCCCACACGCGACGGTGGGAGCTCAGCGAGGGAAGCATCATCATGTCGCCGCGCCCACAGGTCACCCATCAACGGATTTCACGACAACTCATCGGCCTCCTACAAGATCACCTGCCCGACGGGCTCGAGCCGCTGGCCGAGATCGAGGTCACCACCATCGCGTCGTTCCCGCCCAGTGTCCGAGACCCGGATATCGCCGTGATCCGCAGCGAAGCGGTCGAGGGACGTACTGTTCGTGTCCCGGCAACCGATGTGGTGCTCATCGTCGAGATCGTCTCGGCGGGCTCGCGCAGCATGGACCACGTGATGAAGCGGTACGAGTACGCCAAGGCGGGCATCGAGCACTATTGGATCGTCGACCCCGAAGCGCCGTCGGGCGAGTGGTTCCTCGCATACCGTCTCGACGGCGAGGAGTACCGGCCGATCGCGGCCGTTGCCGGAGAACAGGTACACATGCACGAGCCGGTCGACATACGGTTCACCCTCGGCCAGTTGGCCGGCTAG
- a CDS encoding isopenicillin N synthase family dioxygenase translates to MLPVVNFALLDRSDERIRLREVTHTIGFFYLVGHGVPAELVGELDAVAREFFALPEPDKLAIELARSPHFRGYSRVGGELTNGEVDWREQIDFGPEADAIDGAAGPQWLRGPNQWPSAIPAMPELIGRYQQEMNRVARELLRRWAQALGSPSEIFDSAFGAEPASLMKLIHYPRRPANSRDDQGVGAHKDPGVMTLLHLQNDSTGLQVQSLDGEWLDAPPLDGAFIVNIGELLEVSSQGYLRATPHRVLTPATAPARISIPYFFGPALDGVVPTLALPRDLAAKTRPISHDANNRLHSTYGENMWKAKRRAHPDVFARWHDGDLEAG, encoded by the coding sequence ATGCTGCCGGTGGTGAACTTCGCGCTGCTCGACCGTTCCGATGAACGCATCCGGCTCCGTGAAGTCACCCACACCATTGGGTTCTTTTACCTCGTCGGACATGGTGTTCCGGCGGAGCTGGTCGGTGAACTGGACGCCGTGGCACGTGAATTCTTCGCCCTACCCGAGCCAGACAAGCTGGCGATCGAACTCGCGCGCAGCCCACACTTTCGCGGCTACTCGAGAGTCGGCGGTGAGTTGACCAATGGCGAGGTGGACTGGCGCGAGCAGATCGACTTCGGCCCCGAAGCCGACGCCATCGACGGCGCTGCCGGCCCGCAGTGGTTACGGGGACCCAATCAGTGGCCGTCGGCTATCCCCGCGATGCCGGAGCTGATCGGGCGCTACCAGCAGGAGATGAACCGAGTTGCGCGGGAGTTGTTGCGGCGCTGGGCGCAAGCCCTGGGCTCGCCGTCAGAGATATTCGATTCCGCTTTCGGCGCCGAACCCGCGTCGTTGATGAAGCTGATCCACTACCCGCGACGGCCCGCGAACTCCCGTGACGACCAAGGCGTCGGCGCGCATAAGGATCCTGGAGTCATGACGCTGCTGCACCTGCAGAACGACTCGACGGGATTGCAGGTGCAATCGCTCGACGGCGAATGGCTGGATGCCCCGCCGCTAGACGGCGCATTCATCGTCAATATCGGTGAGCTGCTGGAAGTCTCAAGCCAGGGCTACCTACGTGCTACACCGCATCGGGTGCTGACACCGGCGACCGCCCCGGCACGCATCTCGATCCCCTACTTCTTCGGCCCAGCGCTCGACGGCGTCGTACCCACCCTGGCACTACCGCGGGATCTTGCCGCCAAGACCCGGCCGATCAGCCACGACGCAAACAATCGGCTCCACAGCACCTACGGCGAAAACATGTGGAAGGCCAAGAGACGCGCCCACCCCGACGTGTTCGCGCGGTGGCATGACGGTGATCTGGAGGCCGGCTAG
- a CDS encoding PIG-L deacetylase family protein, whose amino-acid sequence MATVVAFHAHPDDEAILTGGTLARAAAEGHRVVVVVATDGRVSNDDGDRLVELRSSAEILGAHRVECLGFADSGFGAEFYPDPPGRVRFARADIEDAAQRLAAILRDEDADLLLSYQSNGGYGHRDHVRVHHVGKRAAQIAATPRVLEATMPRELLARIANAARLLRLPAPYERDVVRTAYAPGASITHRINVFGFARQKRDAFAAHRSQIGANPAAARLFAVLLRLPPQVAGLMFGREWFVDPALPPGRVCRDIFE is encoded by the coding sequence ATGGCCACCGTCGTCGCCTTCCACGCCCACCCCGACGACGAGGCGATCCTGACCGGGGGAACCTTGGCGCGAGCGGCCGCCGAGGGGCATCGCGTGGTTGTGGTGGTAGCGACCGACGGACGGGTCAGCAATGACGACGGCGATCGTCTCGTCGAATTGCGTTCGAGTGCAGAGATTCTCGGCGCGCACCGGGTCGAATGTCTGGGCTTCGCCGACAGTGGCTTCGGGGCGGAGTTCTATCCCGACCCGCCGGGGCGGGTCAGGTTCGCCCGCGCCGACATCGAGGATGCGGCGCAGCGACTGGCAGCCATCCTGCGTGACGAAGACGCGGATCTGCTCCTGAGCTACCAGTCCAACGGCGGCTACGGCCACCGCGATCACGTGCGGGTTCATCACGTCGGCAAGCGGGCCGCGCAGATCGCGGCGACACCGCGGGTGCTCGAGGCGACGATGCCCCGGGAACTGTTGGCCCGGATCGCCAATGCGGCGCGACTACTGCGGCTGCCGGCCCCCTACGAGCGCGACGTGGTGCGCACCGCGTACGCGCCGGGGGCGAGCATCACCCACCGGATCAACGTGTTCGGGTTCGCCCGGCAGAAGCGGGATGCCTTCGCCGCGCACCGCTCCCAGATCGGCGCCAACCCGGCCGCGGCCCGCCTGTTCGCAGTGTTGCTGCGGCTTCCCCCGCAGGTGGCCGGCCTGATGTTCGGCCGGGAGTGGTTCGTCGATCCGGCGCTGCCGCCGGGGCGGGTGTGCCGCGACATCTTCGAGTGA
- the smc gene encoding chromosome segregation protein SMC, which yields MHLKSLTLKGFKSFAAPTTLRFEPGITAVVGPNGSGKSNVVDALAWVMGEHSAKTLRGGKMEDVIFAGTSSRAPLGRAEVTVTIDNSDNALPIEYAEVSITRRMFRDGASEYEINGASCRLMDVQELLSDSGIGREMHVIVGQGRLAQILESRPEDRRAFIEEAAGVLKHRKRKEKAVRKLDAMAANLARLTDLTTELRRQLKPLGRQAEVARRAATIQADLRDAKLRLTADDLVSRQAEFAGTTDAEATLRREHDQITERLAVAADELTAHESAVASLTHRAEAAQQTWFSLSALAERVSATVRIASERAQHLDEEPITTAGVDPDALEAEAEQVAAAEQQLLAELAEAGIRLEAARAELAERERRSTEAEKAHLAAVRAEADRREGLARLTGQVETIRARVESIDTHVGQLSTRIEEAAARAQAAQAEFETVQGRVSELDQGEVGLDEHHERTVATLQLAEERVAELQAAERAAERQVASLRARIEALSMGLERRDGAAWLAANHTDPGLFGSIAKLVKVRSGYEAALAAVLGSAADALAAENAGAARSALNALKTGDGGRAAIVLGDWPLPATEQRAALPDGALWALELIEAPDRLRGAMTAMLSAVVVVADLPTALDLVAARPGVRAVTLDGDLVGAGWVSGGSDRKPSTLEINSEIDKARAELAAAETQAGELGAALAGALAEQSARRDATEQALAALNESDAAIAATHEQLGRLGQEARAAEAEWRRRLRERDELEAGRAQTVTELGELEARLRNAEEDQPTEAVEPVDRQQIAAAAEAARSVEVEARLAVRTAEERANAVRGKADSLRRAAAAEREARLRAEQARAARARAATTAAAVADAGSALAQRLHHVVIAAARIRDGLASERQQRAAAMAAVRDEVNSLSTRLTALTESLHRDEVAKAQAALRIEQLEQTVLEQFGMSSADLIAEYGPDVALPPTELEMAEFEQARERGELVTAPAPMPYDRATQERRAKRAERELAELGRVNPLALEEFAALEERYNFLSTQLEDVKAARKDLLDVVSEVDARILQVFTDAYADVEREFTEVFAALFPGGEGRLLLTDPSDMLTTGVDVEARPPGKKVKRLSLLSGGEKSLTAIAMLVAIFRARPSPFYIMDEVEAALDDTNLRRLLSLFEMLRARSQLIVITHQKPTMEVADALYGVTMQGDGITAVISQRIRGEELVSSQS from the coding sequence GTGCACCTCAAGAGTCTGACGCTGAAGGGCTTCAAGTCCTTCGCTGCGCCGACGACTCTGCGCTTCGAACCGGGTATCACCGCGGTGGTCGGACCCAACGGTTCGGGCAAGTCCAACGTGGTCGACGCGTTGGCCTGGGTGATGGGGGAGCACAGCGCCAAGACCCTGCGCGGCGGCAAGATGGAAGACGTCATCTTCGCCGGCACCTCCTCGCGCGCCCCGCTGGGTCGCGCCGAGGTCACCGTCACCATCGACAACTCCGACAACGCCTTGCCGATCGAGTACGCCGAGGTCTCGATCACCCGGCGGATGTTCCGCGACGGAGCCAGCGAGTACGAGATCAACGGCGCGAGCTGCCGGTTGATGGACGTCCAGGAGCTGCTGAGCGACTCCGGCATCGGCCGTGAGATGCATGTCATCGTCGGCCAGGGCCGGCTGGCGCAGATCCTGGAGTCGCGGCCCGAAGACCGCCGGGCCTTCATCGAAGAGGCCGCCGGGGTGCTCAAGCACCGTAAGCGCAAGGAGAAGGCGGTCCGCAAGCTGGACGCGATGGCGGCCAACCTGGCCCGCCTGACCGACCTGACCACCGAGCTGCGCCGCCAGCTCAAACCGCTGGGCCGCCAGGCCGAAGTTGCCCGGCGAGCCGCCACCATCCAAGCCGACCTGCGCGACGCCAAGCTGCGGTTGACCGCCGACGACCTGGTCTCGCGGCAGGCCGAGTTCGCCGGAACCACCGACGCCGAGGCGACGTTGCGTCGCGAGCACGACCAGATCACCGAACGCCTCGCGGTGGCTGCCGACGAACTGACCGCTCACGAGTCCGCGGTCGCCAGCTTGACCCATCGCGCCGAGGCCGCCCAGCAGACGTGGTTCTCGCTCTCCGCGCTCGCCGAGCGGGTCAGCGCCACGGTGCGGATCGCCAGCGAACGCGCCCAACATCTCGACGAGGAGCCGATCACCACCGCCGGCGTCGACCCGGACGCCCTGGAGGCCGAGGCCGAGCAGGTGGCTGCGGCCGAGCAGCAACTCCTGGCCGAACTGGCCGAGGCCGGTATCCGGCTGGAGGCGGCCCGCGCAGAGCTGGCCGAACGGGAGCGCCGCAGCACCGAGGCGGAGAAGGCGCATCTGGCGGCGGTCCGTGCTGAAGCCGACCGGCGTGAGGGCCTGGCCCGGCTGACCGGTCAGGTGGAGACGATTCGGGCGCGGGTCGAGTCGATCGACACTCACGTCGGGCAGCTGTCGACGCGTATCGAGGAGGCCGCCGCGCGGGCCCAGGCCGCGCAGGCCGAGTTCGAAACGGTTCAAGGCCGGGTCTCCGAGCTCGATCAGGGCGAGGTCGGCCTCGACGAGCACCACGAGCGGACCGTGGCCACCTTGCAGCTGGCAGAGGAGCGCGTCGCCGAACTGCAGGCCGCCGAGCGCGCCGCCGAGCGACAGGTGGCTTCGCTGCGCGCCCGTATCGAGGCGTTGTCGATGGGGCTGGAACGCCGGGACGGCGCCGCCTGGCTCGCGGCGAACCACACTGATCCCGGGCTGTTCGGGTCGATTGCGAAGCTGGTCAAGGTGCGCTCGGGTTATGAGGCGGCGCTGGCCGCGGTGCTCGGGTCTGCTGCCGACGCGCTGGCCGCGGAGAACGCCGGCGCGGCCCGCTCGGCGCTGAACGCGCTGAAGACCGGCGACGGTGGCCGGGCCGCGATCGTGCTGGGGGACTGGCCGCTGCCTGCCACGGAACAGCGTGCGGCACTGCCCGACGGAGCGCTGTGGGCACTGGAGTTGATCGAGGCCCCCGATCGGCTGCGCGGCGCGATGACGGCCATGCTGTCGGCGGTGGTGGTGGTCGCCGACCTGCCCACGGCGCTGGACCTGGTGGCTGCGCGCCCCGGGGTGCGCGCGGTGACGCTGGACGGCGACCTGGTGGGTGCCGGCTGGGTCAGCGGCGGATCGGATCGCAAGCCGTCCACCCTGGAGATCAACAGCGAGATCGACAAGGCCCGCGCTGAGCTGGCGGCCGCAGAGACGCAGGCCGGCGAACTCGGCGCGGCCCTGGCGGGAGCACTGGCCGAGCAATCGGCGCGCCGCGACGCCACCGAGCAGGCGTTGGCCGCGCTCAACGAGTCCGACGCCGCCATCGCCGCGACCCACGAGCAGTTGGGCCGGCTGGGGCAGGAGGCGCGCGCCGCCGAGGCCGAGTGGCGCCGCCGGCTGCGCGAGCGTGACGAGCTGGAGGCCGGCCGAGCCCAGACCGTCACCGAGCTCGGCGAGCTCGAGGCCCGGCTGCGCAACGCCGAAGAGGACCAGCCCACCGAAGCCGTGGAACCGGTGGACCGCCAACAGATCGCGGCAGCCGCGGAAGCGGCGCGCAGCGTCGAGGTGGAGGCCCGGCTGGCGGTGCGTACCGCGGAGGAACGCGCCAACGCGGTCCGCGGCAAGGCGGACTCCCTGCGCCGGGCGGCCGCGGCCGAACGCGAGGCGCGGCTACGCGCCGAGCAGGCCCGTGCCGCACGCGCACGCGCGGCGACGACGGCGGCCGCGGTGGCCGACGCCGGCAGCGCGCTGGCCCAGCGCCTGCACCATGTGGTGATCGCGGCGGCGCGGATCCGCGACGGCCTGGCCAGCGAGCGCCAGCAGCGGGCCGCCGCGATGGCCGCCGTCCGCGACGAGGTGAACTCCCTGAGCACCCGGCTGACCGCGCTCACCGAGTCGCTGCACCGCGACGAGGTCGCCAAGGCGCAGGCCGCGTTGCGCATCGAGCAGCTCGAGCAGACCGTGCTCGAACAGTTCGGTATGAGTTCGGCAGACCTGATCGCCGAATACGGTCCGGACGTCGCGCTGCCGCCCACCGAACTGGAGATGGCCGAATTCGAGCAGGCCCGCGAACGCGGCGAGCTGGTGACCGCGCCCGCCCCGATGCCCTACGACCGCGCCACCCAGGAGCGCCGGGCCAAACGTGCCGAACGCGAGCTGGCCGAACTGGGCCGGGTCAACCCCCTGGCACTTGAGGAGTTCGCGGCGCTCGAGGAGCGCTACAACTTCTTGTCCACCCAGCTCGAGGACGTCAAGGCGGCCCGCAAAGACCTCCTCGACGTGGTCTCCGAGGTCGACGCGCGCATCCTGCAGGTCTTCACCGACGCCTACGCCGACGTGGAGCGCGAGTTCACCGAGGTGTTCGCGGCGCTGTTCCCGGGTGGGGAAGGCCGGCTGCTGTTGACCGACCCCAGCGACATGCTGACGACCGGCGTCGACGTCGAAGCCCGTCCGCCCGGCAAGAAGGTCAAGCGGCTGTCGCTGCTGTCCGGCGGGGAGAAGTCGCTGACCGCGATCGCGATGCTGGTCGCGATCTTCCGGGCCCGCCCGTCGCCGTTCTACATCATGGACGAGGTCGAGGCCGCGCTCGACGACACCAACCTGCGCCGGTTGCTGTCGCTGTTCGAGATGCTGCGGGCCCGCTCGCAGCTCATCGTCATCACCCACCAGAAGCCGACCATGGAGGTCGCCGACGCGCTGTACGGGGTGACCATGCAGGGCGACGGGATCACCGCGGTGATCTCCCAACGCATCCGGGGCGAGGAGCTGGTCTCCAGCCAGAGCTAG
- the ftsY gene encoding signal recognition particle-docking protein FtsY, translating to MSEGLWIALAVAAALVVIATLIFGLVRHRRGRINLSAPQRESLDRSGGYAAESGITFSRTEASEPPAPVIGDDATVPRDAPKRTITDVELPEAQPAAPAIEPVDGRMERLRGRLAKSQNALGRSMLGLLGGGDLDEDSWQDVEDTLLVADLGPVVTESVVTQLRGRLAGGQVRTEAEARAVLRDVLIAELQPGLERSIRALPHDDHPSVLLVVGVNGTGKTTTVGKLARVLVADGRRVVLGAADTFRAAAADQLQTWAARVGAEVVRGAEGADPASVAFDAVDKGVSEGADVVVIDTAGRLHTKTGLMDELGKVKRVVERRAAVDEVLLVLDATIGQNGLAQARVFADVVDITGVVLTKLDGTAKGGIVFRVQQELGVPVKLVGLGEGPDDLAPFEPGAFVDALLG from the coding sequence GTGTCTGAAGGTCTCTGGATTGCCCTAGCGGTCGCCGCCGCCCTCGTCGTCATCGCCACACTGATCTTCGGTCTGGTGCGTCACCGCCGAGGGCGTATCAATCTGTCGGCGCCGCAACGCGAGAGCCTGGACCGCTCTGGGGGCTACGCCGCCGAATCGGGCATCACGTTCAGCCGGACTGAAGCTTCGGAGCCACCGGCCCCCGTCATCGGAGACGACGCGACCGTTCCGCGTGACGCGCCGAAACGGACCATCACCGACGTCGAACTGCCCGAAGCGCAACCGGCAGCACCCGCGATCGAACCTGTCGACGGCCGGATGGAACGTCTGCGCGGTCGGTTGGCCAAGTCGCAGAACGCTTTGGGCCGCAGCATGCTCGGGCTGCTGGGCGGCGGAGATCTCGACGAGGACTCCTGGCAGGACGTCGAGGACACCCTGCTGGTGGCCGATCTGGGCCCCGTGGTCACCGAATCGGTGGTGACTCAGCTGCGCGGACGGCTGGCCGGCGGTCAGGTGCGCACCGAAGCCGAGGCTCGCGCCGTGCTGCGCGACGTGTTGATCGCCGAGCTGCAGCCCGGTCTGGAGCGCTCCATTCGGGCCCTGCCGCACGACGACCACCCGTCGGTACTGCTGGTGGTCGGGGTCAACGGCACCGGCAAGACCACCACCGTCGGCAAACTGGCCCGGGTGCTGGTGGCCGACGGCCGCCGCGTGGTGCTGGGGGCGGCCGACACGTTCCGGGCCGCCGCGGCCGACCAGCTGCAGACCTGGGCAGCGCGGGTGGGGGCCGAGGTGGTGCGCGGCGCCGAGGGCGCCGATCCGGCCTCGGTCGCCTTCGACGCCGTCGACAAGGGCGTGTCCGAAGGCGCCGACGTCGTGGTCATCGACACCGCGGGACGACTGCACACCAAGACCGGTCTGATGGACGAGCTCGGCAAGGTCAAGCGGGTGGTGGAACGCCGGGCTGCCGTCGATGAGGTGCTGCTGGTCCTGGACGCCACCATCGGGCAGAACGGCCTGGCCCAAGCCCGAGTGTTCGCCGACGTCGTCGACATCACCGGGGTGGTGCTGACCAAGCTGGATGGAACCGCCAAAGGCGGGATCGTCTTCCGCGTGCAGCAGGAGCTCGGAGTGCCGGTCAAGCTGGTGGGGCTCGGTGAGGGACCCGACGACCTGGCTCCGTTCGAGCCGGGCGCCTTCGTCGACGCGCTGCTCGGCTGA
- a CDS encoding acylphosphatase, which translates to MTAPDVRLSAWVHGHVQGVGFRWWTRSRALELGLTGYAANRPDGRVHVVAQGPRADCQRLLELLQGGATPGRVDTVVADWTDAGDPIDGFAER; encoded by the coding sequence GTGACCGCTCCTGACGTCCGCCTGTCCGCCTGGGTGCACGGCCACGTCCAGGGCGTCGGATTTCGGTGGTGGACGCGTTCGCGGGCGCTGGAGCTGGGTCTGACGGGGTACGCCGCCAACCGCCCAGACGGCCGCGTGCACGTCGTCGCTCAGGGACCCCGCGCGGACTGCCAGCGCCTGCTGGAGCTGCTGCAGGGTGGCGCCACGCCGGGCCGGGTGGACACCGTCGTCGCCGACTGGACGGACGCCGGAGACCCGATCGACGGATTCGCCGAACGCTAG
- a CDS encoding DJ-1/PfpI family protein, whose translation MQVAIPLFPRFTALDAIGPYEVLQRIPGVEVIFVGHHRGEVRSDNGMLGVLCDARFDELTAPDVIVVPGGIGTRALLDDAELLDWVRTAHTHTRFTASVCTGSLLLAAAGILDGLTATTHWGAVELLEHLGARYVEQRVVEHLPQRIVTSAGVSSGIDMALRLVELLVDTETACAVQLLIEYDPQPPFDCGSLAKAGEGVRRRAAQLRR comes from the coding sequence ATGCAGGTAGCGATCCCACTCTTCCCGCGATTCACCGCCTTGGACGCGATCGGGCCCTATGAGGTGCTGCAACGGATTCCGGGTGTCGAGGTGATTTTCGTCGGGCACCACCGCGGCGAGGTTCGCAGCGACAACGGCATGCTCGGAGTCCTCTGCGACGCCCGATTCGACGAGCTGACCGCACCGGATGTGATCGTCGTCCCTGGCGGTATCGGGACGCGGGCATTGCTCGACGACGCGGAGTTGCTCGACTGGGTGCGCACTGCCCACACCCACACCAGGTTCACCGCCTCGGTGTGTACCGGCTCGCTGCTCTTGGCCGCCGCGGGGATCCTGGATGGCCTGACCGCGACCACCCATTGGGGGGCCGTCGAGCTGCTGGAACACCTGGGCGCCCGCTATGTGGAGCAGCGCGTGGTCGAGCATCTGCCGCAGCGGATCGTCACCTCCGCGGGGGTCTCCAGCGGCATCGATATGGCGCTGCGGCTCGTCGAACTGCTGGTGGACACCGAAACGGCGTGCGCCGTCCAATTGCTGATCGAGTACGACCCGCAGCCCCCGTTTGACTGCGGATCACTGGCCAAAGCCGGCGAGGGCGTCCGGCGGCGGGCCGCGCAGCTGCGGCGCTGA
- a CDS encoding class I SAM-dependent methyltransferase, which produces MAFADRVTEALDAASLALLLSLGHQSGLFDALATLPEPATSTQIAGLTRLNERYVREWLGGTTVAGVVEYDPANQTYRLPQHHAAVLTRAAGAANLARVAQYIALMGEVEQKVLDCFQRGGGLPYSDYPRFHAVMAERSGEVFDSALIDVVLPLVEGLPQRLREGADVADFGCGSGHAVNVMAQAFRNSRFTGIDFSSEGIARATREAAQRGLANATFESHDLTTFDRASVYDLVTAFDAIHDQAQPARVLENIYRSLRPGGIFLMADSKASSSLEDNIGIPMNTYRYTVSLMHCMPVSLALNGAGLGTMWGRQAAMSMLADAGFTHVECTEIDADPSNYYYIATRR; this is translated from the coding sequence CTGGCATTCGCCGATCGCGTCACTGAAGCGCTGGACGCCGCCAGCCTCGCGCTGCTACTGAGCCTCGGACACCAAAGCGGCCTGTTCGATGCCTTGGCCACCCTGCCGGAACCGGCAACCAGCACCCAGATTGCCGGGCTCACGAGACTCAACGAACGCTACGTTCGCGAGTGGTTGGGCGGCACGACCGTGGCCGGCGTTGTGGAGTACGACCCCGCCAACCAGACGTATCGATTGCCGCAGCACCATGCCGCGGTGTTGACCCGCGCCGCCGGGGCCGCCAACTTGGCGCGCGTCGCGCAGTACATCGCACTGATGGGCGAAGTCGAGCAGAAAGTCTTGGACTGCTTCCAGCGCGGCGGCGGACTGCCCTACAGCGACTATCCCCGCTTTCATGCGGTGATGGCGGAGCGAAGCGGGGAGGTCTTCGACTCAGCTCTGATCGACGTCGTCCTCCCCCTCGTCGAGGGCTTGCCGCAACGGCTCCGCGAGGGTGCAGATGTGGCCGATTTCGGCTGCGGCAGTGGTCACGCCGTCAACGTGATGGCCCAGGCGTTCCGCAACAGCCGGTTCACCGGCATTGACTTCTCGTCCGAGGGCATCGCGCGAGCGACTCGGGAGGCGGCTCAACGAGGACTGGCGAACGCCACCTTCGAGAGCCACGATCTGACGACGTTCGACCGAGCTTCGGTGTATGACCTCGTCACCGCATTCGATGCCATCCACGATCAGGCTCAGCCCGCGCGGGTGCTGGAGAACATCTATCGATCTTTGCGGCCAGGGGGCATCTTCTTGATGGCCGATTCGAAGGCGTCAAGCAGCCTGGAAGACAACATCGGCATTCCCATGAACACCTACCGCTACACGGTCTCCCTGATGCACTGCATGCCGGTGTCGTTGGCCTTGAACGGCGCCGGTCTGGGCACCATGTGGGGCCGCCAAGCCGCGATGTCGATGCTGGCCGACGCCGGTTTCACCCACGTGGAATGCACCGAGATCGACGCGGACCCGTCGAACTACTACTACATCGCGACCAGGCGCTGA
- a CDS encoding glycoside hydrolase family 6 protein — MIPSAFGAVARCLTPLLAAAALAGAAPAHADGDNPLAGMPFYVDPISKAMHASNAQPESAELARVANTPQAYWLDHAFGAGSVGSTVARHTGAAAAAGAMPVLVLYAIPHRDCGSYAAGGFSSGASYRAWIDSIADGIGGNPAAIVLEPDALAMADCLSGDQRQERFDLISYAVDTLGRNPATAVYVDAGHSRWVNAGEMANRLNQAGVGRARGFALNSTNYFSTEEEIGYGEEISGMTGGAHYVIDTSRNGNGPAEGDPYGWCNPSGRALGTPPTADTAGQHADAYLWVKRVGESDGSCGHGEPAAGHFVSDYAINLARNAG, encoded by the coding sequence GTGATCCCCTCAGCATTTGGTGCAGTCGCGCGCTGCCTCACCCCCCTCCTTGCCGCTGCGGCCCTGGCGGGCGCAGCCCCCGCCCACGCCGACGGGGACAACCCGCTGGCCGGCATGCCCTTCTATGTCGATCCCATCTCGAAGGCGATGCATGCCTCCAATGCCCAGCCGGAGAGCGCCGAGCTGGCCCGGGTAGCCAACACGCCGCAGGCGTACTGGCTGGACCACGCGTTCGGTGCGGGTTCGGTCGGCTCGACGGTGGCCCGTCACACCGGTGCGGCGGCGGCGGCCGGTGCCATGCCGGTGCTGGTGCTCTACGCCATACCGCACCGTGACTGCGGCAGCTACGCCGCGGGCGGATTCTCCTCCGGCGCGTCCTACCGCGCCTGGATCGACAGCATCGCCGACGGGATCGGCGGCAACCCGGCCGCGATCGTCCTCGAGCCCGACGCGCTCGCGATGGCCGACTGCCTCTCCGGCGACCAGCGCCAGGAGCGCTTCGACCTGATCAGCTACGCCGTCGACACGCTGGGCCGCAACCCGGCCACCGCCGTCTACGTCGATGCCGGGCACTCGCGCTGGGTCAACGCCGGTGAAATGGCTAACCGCCTCAACCAGGCCGGGGTGGGCCGCGCGCGGGGCTTCGCCCTCAACTCCACGAACTACTTCAGCACCGAAGAGGAAATCGGTTACGGCGAAGAGATCTCCGGGATGACCGGCGGCGCGCACTACGTGATCGACACCTCCCGTAACGGCAACGGCCCGGCCGAGGGCGACCCGTACGGATGGTGCAATCCCAGCGGACGCGCGCTGGGCACGCCGCCCACCGCCGACACCGCCGGGCAGCACGCCGACGCCTACCTGTGGGTCAAGCGGGTCGGGGAGTCCGACGGCAGCTGCGGCCACGGCGAACCCGCGGCGGGACACTTCGTCAGCGACTACGCGATCAACCTGGCGCGCAACGCGGGCTGA